The Qipengyuania aurantiaca genome contains the following window.
GGATGGACGGGCGCATCGCGCGCCTCCTGAAGGCACAATCGCGCTTCGGGGCAGAGCTCGACAGCCTTGCCGATTCGCTGAGCTTCGGCACCGCGCCCGCGATCATCATCTACCTGTGGTCGCTTTCGGCGGAGCCGCGCTGGGGCTGGTTCGCCGCTCTGGCGCTGGCGATCTGTTGCGCCCTGCGTCTTGCGCGCTTCAACGCGCAGATCGACATGGAAGAGCAGCCGCACAAATCGCTCGGCTTCCTGACCGGCGTTCCGGCACCCATGGGAGCGGGGCTCGCCTTCATGCCGTTCTACCTGTGGTCGGCAACGGGCTTCGACGTATTTCGCGAGCCGATCTTCGTGGCGCCCTGGCTGCTTGCGACCGCTCTGCTGATGATTTCGAGCATGGCGACGCCGAGCTGGACGTCGCTTCGCCCGCGACGAGGCATTCGTCTCTGGGTACTTGCGTTCGTGGGATTGCTCTTCGCGGCACTGCTGGTCGAGCCCTGGTGGACGCTGAGTGCGATCGGGATCGGTTATTTGGCGCTGCTGCCGTTCACGCTGATGCGCTACGCACGGATCAAGCGGCGCGCTGCGTCACCTGCCGGATGACCGGATAGGCGCGGACCTGACGCCCGAAGCCATTTGCACTGCCTGTAATGATCGATGGGCGAGGGCCGACGCCCGCGCTCGCATACCCCTGTTTCATGCGCTGCCGCAGCGTGCCGAAAGCGGACCACCAACGCAGTCCGCTATCGGCGAGTACGAGCACCGTCGCCACACTGGCGAGGGCGAAAGCGGCAATGAGAACAGTTGCGAACATATCGGCCATCTCCTCCCCGCCCGCCTGTGCACAAAGCTGTTGACAGCCGGGGTAAATTTACGGGAAAACCCCTAAATCCCGCCGGGTGTTCCGGCGATGAGAACAATGTTCCTGTTTTGTTCTCCTTAGTCAAGCGCTTTTTGCGCCCAAGCTGTCTTTTTTTGGGACAAAATGAGTCTGGATTTCGCTTTGGAATCCCGCTAGACGCGCGCCGTTCGCCCCGGATTCGGCCAATTCGGGCCATTCAAAGGGCGGACAAATCCACATGGAAGGCACACATACCGGTGCCCGGCGCGGGACACTCCGCACCACGGGTTCCAGCCTTCCAGAGGTACAACCGGAAAGGAAATGATCATGGCGGCTCCTACCGTCACCATGCAGCAACTGATCGAGGCCGGCGCACACTTCGGCCACCAGACCCACCGTTGGAACCCGCGCATGAAGCCGTACATCTTCGGCGCGCGCAACGGCATCCACATCATCGACCTGTCGCAGTCCGTGCCGCTTTTCGCGCGCGCTCTCGACTTCATCGGCCAGACCGCGCGTTCGGGCGGTAAGGTCCTGTTCGTCGGCACCAAGCGCCAGGCGCAGGACCCGATCCGCGAAGCCGCGCTCGCTTCGGGGCAGCACTTCGTCAACCACCGCTGGCTGGGCGGCATGCTCACCAACTGGAAGACGATCTCGGGCTCCATCAAGGAACTCAAAACGCTGGAAGAAACGCTCTCGGGCGACACCAGCGGCCTGACCAAGAAGGAAGTGCTGAACCTCACGCGCAAGCGCGACAAGCTCGAGCTTTCGCTCGGCGGCATCCGCAACATGGGCGGCATTCCGGACGTGATGTTCGTGATCGACGCCAACAAGGAAGACCTCGCCATCAAGGAAGCCAACGTGCTTGGCATCCCCGTGGTCGCCGTGCTCGACACCAATGTCGATCCGAACGGCATCGCCTTCCCGATCCCGGGCAACGACGACGCTGCCCGCGCCATCAAGCTCTATTGCGACGCGGTTGCCGAAGCAGCTCGTTCGGGCAAGGGCGAAGGCGTGACCGATTCGGGTGCCGACGTCGGCGCGATGGAAAATCCGCCGGAAGAAGCTGCGGCCTGAGGCCATTCCCGTGGGGCGGCTGCGTAGCGTGGCCGTCACACAAGCGAACTATGCGCCGGGCCGCTGATACCAGCTGGCCCGGTGCTGCACGCATCCAAGACTACCCAAGAAGGAATTTACCATGGCTGCATTCACTGCCGCTGACGTGAAGGCCCTGCGCGAGAAGACCGGCGCGGGCATGATGGACGCCAAGAAGGCTCTCGAAGCTGCGAACGGCGATATCGAAGCCGCTGTCGACGCCCTGCGCGCCAAGGGGCTCGCCACCGCCCAGAAGAAGTCGAGCCGTACCGCGGCCGAAGGTCTCGTCGGCATCGCCGTCGAGGCTACCCGTGGCGTTGCCGTCGAAGTGAACTCGGAAACCGACTTCGTTGCGAAGAACGACCAGTTCCAGGACTTCGTTCGCAAGACCACTCAGGTCGCGCTCACCACCGACGGTGACGATGTCGAAGCCCTCAAGGCTGCCGGCTATCCCGACGGCGGTTCGGTCGCCGAAAAGCTGACCAACAATGTCGCCACCATCGGCGAGAACCAGCAGATCCGCCGCATCAAGACCGTTTCGGTCACCAACGGCGTGATCGTGCCCTACATGCACAACGCGGTCGCCCCCGACCTCGGCAAGATCGGCGTCCTCGTCGCTCTCGAAAGCGAAGGCGACAAGGCCAAGCTGGAAGAGCTGGGCAAGAAGCTCGGCATGCACATCGCCGCCGCTTTCCCCCAGGCCCTGACCGCTGACGGCCTCGACGCCGACGTGATCGAGCGTGAACGCGCGATCGCCAAGGAAAAGGCTGCCGAAAGCGGCAAGCCCGAAAACGTCCAGGAAAAGATGGTCGAAGGCGCGGTCAACAAATACGCCAAGGAAAACGCCCTCCTCAGCCAGGTTTATGTCATCGACAACAAGACCCCGATCGCACAGGTCGTGGAACAGGCTGCCAAGGACGTCGGCGCCAAGGTCGAACTGGTGGACTATGTCCGCTTCCAGCTCGGCGAAGGCATCGAGAAGGAAGAGAGCGACTTCGCAGCCGAAGTCGCCGCTGCCGTCGGCGGCTAAGCGAAAGCTTGCTTCGTGAAGAATTGGGCCGCCGGAGTTCGCTCCGGCGGCCTTTTTTCTTTCAGGCCATACGCGGATGAAGGTAGCCGACCAATTGCTGGTGTCTGTCACGCAGAGAAAACGGAGCTATTGCACTTTATTTAATGTGCATCCACGCCGAGAGCGCTGGGATGAGCGGGCCTCCGGTCATAAACCAGACGGAAGCCAACATTGCTCGCTCCCATCGCCGGGTCCCGTCCACTACGCGATGCAGGTCGATAACGTTGGCAGTAATTTGGCGCACACAAATAACTGCCCCCCTTAATTACCCTAGAGGGAAATTTCGGATTTACCGGATCATAAGCCAGGGTTTCGCTTGGTCCTTGGGGATTGTCCCGGTCGTTAGGATCGTGTCCCGCGCGATAGAGATCTGCGGTCATTTCCCACACATTGCCGACCGTGTCGTAAAGGCCGTTCGAGTTGGGCTTGTAGCATCCAACGGGTGCGATGCCTTCAAATCCATCTATCTTTTCATTGGCTACGGGAAAGACCCCCTGCCAGCTGTTCGCTTCAGCGGGCTGTTCACGGCTTGGTTTGGCGTCTGCTTTTGCGGCGTATTCCCATTCGGCTTCGGTGGGAATGCGTCCTCCAGCCCATTTTGCGAAGGCTTCCATGTCCTGGTAGGCGAGATGAACTGCCGGTTCATTCGCGCTGTAGTCTCGCCCCTTTGGGCCAAAGGGTTTTTTCCAGTTTGCACCGGGCAGGTAAATCCACCAATCGCGATAGTGGCTGGACGCCTTCGAAGGCGGAGTGAAAACTGCAGATCCCGGACTAAGCATGTGTGCTGGAATTTGGCTCCGAGGCACATCGAAAAGGGCAGGGTCGACGGGCTTTTCCGCGATGGTCACATAGCC
Protein-coding sequences here:
- a CDS encoding CDP-alcohol phosphatidyltransferase family protein: MSLLSDPTPRPEPEERARLGPKAAEDEQPVMGKSRGLSLRAMAPNAITAAALCSGLTGIRFAISEQWAAAAVAIIVAGILDGMDGRIARLLKAQSRFGAELDSLADSLSFGTAPAIIIYLWSLSAEPRWGWFAALALAICCALRLARFNAQIDMEEQPHKSLGFLTGVPAPMGAGLAFMPFYLWSATGFDVFREPIFVAPWLLATALLMISSMATPSWTSLRPRRGIRLWVLAFVGLLFAALLVEPWWTLSAIGIGYLALLPFTLMRYARIKRRAASPAG
- the rpsB gene encoding 30S ribosomal protein S2, whose product is MAAPTVTMQQLIEAGAHFGHQTHRWNPRMKPYIFGARNGIHIIDLSQSVPLFARALDFIGQTARSGGKVLFVGTKRQAQDPIREAALASGQHFVNHRWLGGMLTNWKTISGSIKELKTLEETLSGDTSGLTKKEVLNLTRKRDKLELSLGGIRNMGGIPDVMFVIDANKEDLAIKEANVLGIPVVAVLDTNVDPNGIAFPIPGNDDAARAIKLYCDAVAEAARSGKGEGVTDSGADVGAMENPPEEAAA
- the tsf gene encoding translation elongation factor Ts: MAAFTAADVKALREKTGAGMMDAKKALEAANGDIEAAVDALRAKGLATAQKKSSRTAAEGLVGIAVEATRGVAVEVNSETDFVAKNDQFQDFVRKTTQVALTTDGDDVEALKAAGYPDGGSVAEKLTNNVATIGENQQIRRIKTVSVTNGVIVPYMHNAVAPDLGKIGVLVALESEGDKAKLEELGKKLGMHIAAAFPQALTADGLDADVIERERAIAKEKAAESGKPENVQEKMVEGAVNKYAKENALLSQVYVIDNKTPIAQVVEQAAKDVGAKVELVDYVRFQLGEGIEKEESDFAAEVAAAVGG
- a CDS encoding formylglycine-generating enzyme family protein — protein: MHRMVAVVCMITLSACSPKKESSVDSQAEISAQRKCSLPQKSFVRLESGEFLMGQEGIYSEEGPVRRTRVNGFWIDTTEVTNERFARFVEETGYVTIAEKPVDPALFDVPRSQIPAHMLSPGSAVFTPPSKASSHYRDWWIYLPGANWKKPFGPKGRDYSANEPAVHLAYQDMEAFAKWAGGRIPTEAEWEYAAKADAKPSREQPAEANSWQGVFPVANEKIDGFEGIAPVGCYKPNSNGLYDTVGNVWEMTADLYRAGHDPNDRDNPQGPSETLAYDPVNPKFPSRVIKGGSYLCAPNYCQRYRPASRSGRDPAMGASNVGFRLVYDRRPAHPSALGVDAH